A single Phycisphaerae bacterium DNA region contains:
- a CDS encoding prephenate dehydrogenase, with the protein MHKISNANTLDRIAIVGVGLLGGSIGLALQAHGFTGTRVGIGRRQSSLTKALEYDAVDEVTCDVAAGVAGAQLVILCTPIGRFEGLLRELASALPAGACVTDVGSTKGEVVRWAEQLLPRRVGFVGSHPMAGSEKTGVEFARADLFDEALCLVTPTRRTPSASVRFMLGFWEQIGARTMVVSPARHDMLLARVSHLPHAVAAALVQLAMAQGAIDVAGPGFADTTRIAGGDPAMWTDIFRSNRRAVLKAVDLLVAELCRFRGLLDKDDPKAIDRWLARSQHARQAWIGRRYNKKG; encoded by the coding sequence GTGCACAAGATAAGCAATGCCAATACCTTAGATCGCATCGCCATCGTCGGGGTCGGCCTGCTGGGCGGCTCGATCGGGCTGGCCCTGCAGGCCCACGGTTTCACCGGGACACGGGTCGGAATCGGCCGTCGGCAGTCCTCGCTCACGAAGGCTCTCGAATACGATGCCGTGGACGAGGTCACGTGCGACGTCGCCGCCGGCGTGGCGGGGGCTCAACTCGTCATCCTGTGTACGCCGATCGGCCGGTTCGAGGGGCTGTTGCGGGAGCTGGCCTCTGCCCTCCCGGCGGGGGCTTGCGTCACCGACGTCGGCAGCACCAAGGGCGAGGTGGTCCGGTGGGCTGAGCAGCTCCTGCCCCGACGCGTCGGATTTGTCGGTTCCCACCCCATGGCCGGTTCCGAGAAGACCGGCGTGGAGTTCGCCCGGGCGGACCTGTTCGATGAGGCCCTCTGCCTGGTCACTCCCACCCGCAGGACACCTTCCGCCAGCGTGCGGTTCATGCTCGGCTTCTGGGAACAGATCGGGGCCCGAACCATGGTCGTGTCCCCCGCTCGGCATGACATGTTGCTCGCTCGCGTGAGCCACCTGCCCCATGCCGTCGCCGCCGCCCTGGTCCAGCTGGCGATGGCTCAGGGAGCGATCGATGTGGCCGGGCCGGGCTTCGCCGATACCACGCGCATCGCTGGGGGTGACCCGGCGATGTGGACCGACATCTTTCGCTCCAATCGACGGGCTGTCCTGAAAGCCGTCGATCTGCTCGTGGCCGAACTGTGCCGATTCCGCGGCTTGCTTGACAAAGACGACCCCAAGGCGATTGACCGATGGCTGGCCCGCAGCCAGCATGCCCGCCAAGCATGGATCGGCCGCCGCTACAACAAGAAGGGATGA